In Crinalium epipsammum PCC 9333, the following are encoded in one genomic region:
- a CDS encoding ferredoxin thioredoxin reductase catalytic beta subunit, translating to MNPANTDNQASEKNLEAMRHFSETYAKRTGTYFCVDPSVTAVVIEGLAKHKDDLGSPLCPCRHYEDKKAEVSAAFWNCPCVPMRERKECHCMLFLTSDNDFAGQQQEISLEEIIAVRESMA from the coding sequence ATGAACCCAGCAAATACTGATAACCAAGCCAGCGAAAAAAATCTTGAGGCAATGCGGCATTTTTCCGAAACTTATGCCAAGCGCACAGGCACTTACTTCTGTGTTGATCCTTCGGTTACTGCTGTAGTCATTGAAGGACTAGCGAAGCACAAAGACGATCTTGGCTCTCCCTTATGCCCTTGTCGCCATTATGAAGACAAAAAAGCCGAGGTAAGTGCTGCTTTCTGGAATTGTCCTTGCGTACCTATGCGTGAGCGCAAAGAATGTCACTGTATGCTGTTTTTAACTTCAGATAATGACTTTGCTGGTCAGCAGCAAGAAATTTCCCTAGAAGAAATCATAGCTGTTCGCGAAAGTATGGCGTGA
- a CDS encoding NADP-dependent isocitrate dehydrogenase: MYEKITPPDTGSRITFQNGEPIVPDNPIIPFLRGDGTGVDIWPAAQKVFDAAVQTAYGDKRRISWFKVYAGDEACEKYGTYQYLPEDTLNAIKEFGIAIKGPLTTPVGGGIRSLNVALRQIHDLYACVRPCKYYQGTPSPHKTPEKLDVIVYRENTEDIYLGIEWRQGSEMANKIIHLLNTELIPATPEHGKKQIPLDSGIGIKPISRTGSQRLVRRAMQHALRLPKNKQMVTLVHKGNIMKYTEGAFRDWGYELATTEFRNQCVTERESWILSNKEKNPDITTAENASEIEPGYDSLTEEKQAAICREVENVLNSIWETHGNGQWKDKVMVNDRIADSIFQQIQTRPDEYSILATMNLNGDYLSDAAAAIVGGLGMGPGANIGDNCAIFEATHGTAPKHAGLDRINPGSVILSGVMMLEFMGWQEAADLIKQGIGKAISNREVTYDLARMMEPPVEPPLKCSEFAEAIIKNFG, encoded by the coding sequence ATGTACGAAAAAATCACACCCCCTGATACTGGCTCTCGGATTACCTTCCAAAATGGCGAACCAATTGTGCCAGACAACCCTATTATTCCCTTCCTGCGTGGAGATGGAACAGGTGTTGATATTTGGCCTGCTGCTCAGAAGGTATTTGATGCAGCAGTTCAAACTGCCTATGGCGATAAACGACGCATTAGTTGGTTTAAAGTTTATGCTGGTGACGAAGCTTGTGAAAAGTACGGCACATACCAATATTTGCCTGAAGATACTCTTAACGCGATCAAAGAGTTTGGTATTGCCATCAAAGGGCCACTGACAACACCAGTCGGAGGCGGGATTCGTTCACTTAATGTCGCCCTACGTCAAATTCACGACCTCTACGCCTGTGTGCGCCCTTGTAAATACTATCAAGGTACGCCTTCCCCCCACAAAACCCCAGAAAAACTCGATGTGATTGTTTATCGAGAAAATACAGAAGACATTTATCTGGGAATTGAGTGGCGACAAGGCAGTGAAATGGCTAACAAAATCATTCATTTGCTAAATACTGAATTGATTCCAGCCACTCCCGAACATGGCAAAAAGCAAATTCCACTCGATTCTGGCATTGGAATCAAACCAATTAGTAGAACAGGCTCTCAGCGTCTAGTTCGTCGCGCTATGCAGCACGCCCTGCGCCTACCTAAAAATAAGCAAATGGTTACTTTGGTGCATAAGGGCAACATTATGAAGTATACCGAAGGAGCCTTCCGCGACTGGGGTTATGAACTAGCGACTACAGAATTCCGTAACCAGTGTGTGACTGAACGAGAATCTTGGATTCTTTCTAACAAAGAGAAGAACCCAGATATTACCACCGCAGAAAATGCCAGCGAGATTGAGCCAGGGTATGATTCTCTGACCGAGGAAAAACAAGCTGCTATTTGTCGTGAAGTGGAAAATGTGCTGAATAGCATCTGGGAAACTCACGGCAATGGTCAATGGAAAGATAAGGTGATGGTCAATGACCGAATTGCCGACAGTATTTTTCAACAAATTCAGACCAGACCAGATGAATACTCTATTCTTGCTACGATGAATCTGAATGGAGATTATTTATCTGATGCTGCTGCTGCGATCGTTGGTGGGTTAGGCATGGGACCAGGAGCTAATATTGGTGATAATTGTGCCATTTTTGAAGCTACACACGGCACTGCTCCTAAACACGCGGGTCTCGATCGCATTAACCCTGGTTCTGTGATTTTATCAGGGGTAATGATGTTGGAGTTTATGGGTTGGCAAGAAGCGGCTGACTTGATTAAACAAGGCATTGGTAAAGCTATCTCTAATCGAGAAGTTACTTATGATTTAGCTCGGATGATGGAACCACCTGTTGAGCCACCTCTCAAGTGTTCTGAGTTTGCTGAGGCAATTATCAAAAATTTCGGTTGA
- a CDS encoding LptF/LptG family permease: MTFSKSKFYQPRLPGFSVMDRYIAIELLMPFLFGVGAFSSLGVAIGSLFDLVRQVAESGLLIAIAVKVLLLKMPEFIVYAFPMSTLLTCLMTYSRFSSDSEIIALRSCGISIYRLILPAIVLSFMVTGMTFLFNELVVPAANYEASTTLSQALKKDQLTLKEENIFYPEYREEQVNGAKTKTLARLFYADKFDGKQMKNLTILDWSRKGLNQIVTADSATWNTQENTWDFFNGSIYIVAPDASYRNILKFEHQKLRLSRAPLDLASKGRDYGEMNIAQSLEYLKILNMSGDDKKTTKLKVRIQQKISLPFVCLVFGIVGAALGIRPQRTGRATSFGVSVIVIFSYYLLSFISGALGQVSVLSPFLAAWLPNIFGLTAGGVMVLRVAR, translated from the coding sequence ATGACATTTAGTAAATCTAAATTTTATCAACCTCGGCTACCTGGCTTCTCGGTGATGGATCGATACATTGCGATCGAACTATTAATGCCGTTTTTGTTTGGCGTTGGTGCATTTTCTTCTTTAGGAGTTGCCATTGGTAGCTTATTTGATTTGGTGCGGCAAGTCGCTGAATCTGGACTTTTGATCGCAATTGCCGTCAAAGTCTTGTTATTAAAAATGCCAGAATTTATTGTCTATGCTTTTCCGATGTCTACCCTTCTCACCTGTTTGATGACATATAGTCGTTTTTCTAGCGACAGTGAAATCATTGCGTTACGGAGTTGTGGAATTAGCATCTATCGGCTGATATTGCCTGCCATTGTTCTAAGTTTTATGGTAACAGGCATGACCTTCTTATTTAATGAATTAGTAGTGCCTGCTGCTAACTATGAAGCCTCAACAACCCTTTCACAAGCACTTAAAAAAGACCAGTTAACCTTAAAAGAAGAAAATATTTTTTATCCAGAATATCGGGAAGAGCAAGTAAACGGAGCAAAAACAAAGACGCTTGCACGCTTATTTTATGCCGATAAGTTTGATGGTAAACAAATGAAAAACTTAACCATTTTAGATTGGTCTAGAAAAGGATTAAATCAAATTGTTACCGCAGACTCAGCAACTTGGAATACTCAAGAAAATACCTGGGATTTTTTTAATGGTTCTATTTATATAGTTGCTCCAGATGCTTCTTACCGCAATATCTTAAAATTTGAACACCAAAAACTGCGACTTTCTAGAGCACCATTAGACTTAGCTAGTAAGGGTCGGGACTATGGTGAGATGAATATTGCTCAGTCATTAGAATATTTAAAAATATTAAATATGAGCGGAGATGATAAAAAAACTACTAAGCTGAAAGTGCGTATTCAACAAAAAATATCCTTACCTTTTGTTTGTTTGGTGTTTGGTATAGTTGGTGCTGCTTTGGGAATTAGACCGCAACGTACTGGTAGAGCAACTAGCTTCGGTGTGAGTGTAATAGTAATTTTTAGTTATTATCTACTGTCATTTATTAGCGGTGCGCTTGGTCAAGTGTCTGTTCTATCTCCCTTTTTAGCAGCTTGGTTGCCAAATATCTTCGGATTAACAGCCGGAGGAGTAATGGTATTGCGGGTAGCGCGATAG
- the lptB gene encoding LPS export ABC transporter ATP-binding protein: MKIFLENVHKSYNKRQIVNKVSLSVSQGEIVGLLGPNGAGKTTTFYMATGLEKPDQGRVRLDALDITNLPMHERARLGIGYLAQEPSIFRHLSVLDNILLVLEQTNVPRREWGRRISSLIQEFRLEKVVYTKGNQVSGGERRRTEIARALAAGRDGPKFLLLDEPFAGVDPIAVSEIQKIIAQLRDRRMGILITDHNVRETLAITDRGYIMRDGQILASGSAEELYANPLVRQYYLGQNFQR; encoded by the coding sequence GTGAAAATCTTCCTAGAGAACGTCCATAAGTCCTATAACAAGCGACAAATAGTGAACAAGGTCAGCCTCTCAGTTTCCCAAGGGGAAATTGTGGGACTGCTTGGACCTAATGGCGCGGGTAAAACAACTACATTTTATATGGCTACTGGTTTAGAAAAACCAGACCAGGGTAGGGTGCGACTGGATGCACTTGATATTACCAATCTGCCCATGCACGAACGAGCGAGACTGGGCATTGGTTATCTAGCTCAGGAACCTAGTATTTTTCGGCATTTAAGCGTGCTAGATAATATTTTGTTAGTACTAGAACAAACTAATGTACCGCGCCGAGAGTGGGGTAGACGAATAAGTTCCTTAATTCAAGAGTTTCGCCTCGAAAAAGTAGTTTATACCAAGGGTAATCAAGTATCTGGCGGAGAGCGGCGACGGACGGAAATAGCCAGAGCTTTAGCTGCTGGTAGAGATGGGCCAAAATTTTTGCTCTTAGATGAACCGTTTGCGGGGGTTGATCCAATTGCGGTATCAGAAATTCAAAAAATTATTGCCCAATTGCGCGATCGCAGAATGGGTATCTTAATTACCGATCACAACGTTCGAGAAACTCTCGCCATTACAGATCGAGGCTACATTATGCGCGACGGACAAATTCTCGCTTCTGGCAGTGCTGAAGAACTGTATGCTAATCCTTTAGTGCGGCAGTACTATTTAGGTCAAAACTTTCAACGTTGA
- a CDS encoding DUF309 domain-containing protein, which yields MQNKEFLQGVEQFNQQEFYACHDTLEALWMEASEPQKRFYQGVLQIAVACYHLGNHNWRGAVVLLGEGIARIKNYQPIYEEINVTDLVMESADLLTTLHELGAEKIADFVEQLEGADTANNRSKYHLPKIHLANLESESTS from the coding sequence ATGCAGAATAAGGAATTTCTCCAGGGTGTTGAACAGTTTAATCAACAAGAATTTTATGCTTGTCACGACACCCTAGAGGCTTTGTGGATGGAGGCATCAGAGCCACAAAAAAGGTTCTATCAAGGTGTCCTCCAAATAGCTGTTGCCTGCTATCACTTGGGAAATCATAACTGGCGTGGTGCAGTTGTTTTACTAGGGGAAGGAATTGCACGCATCAAAAATTACCAACCTATATATGAGGAGATTAATGTTACGGATTTGGTAATGGAAAGTGCTGATTTATTAACAACTTTGCATGAGCTAGGAGCCGAGAAGATAGCGGATTTCGTTGAGCAGCTAGAAGGCGCAGATACAGCTAACAATCGATCTAAATATCATTTGCCAAAAATTCACTTAGCTAATCTAGAAAGTGAAAGTACATCTTAA
- a CDS encoding type IV pilus twitching motility protein PilT, whose amino-acid sequence MQIEQPVIANDTPPSIAMLVRHAHANKASDIHLRVGEVPRYRIRGQLVPFGKQWKLTSEIFQQYLVEILTPAQIQEFAATRELDTAIFYPGFLRCRINCFESLTGGAIVMRLISLDVPSIDGLGLPAVLKKIASRNEGLILITGATGSGKSTTLAAMIRYLNETTNKHIVTVEDPIEFVHTSQNALISQREVGLHTHDFHNALRSVLREDPDVILIGEMRDRITVNTALQAAQTGHLVLGTLHTRNAINALNRLLNLYEANEQQAMRIQITESLIAVVAQMLVPTTDQRRVAVHEILINTPAMQDYLLKGEEDEALRLMESNTTEGMQVLNHALYKQVLSKRVTIEEAKKASPDPYDLDRRVRTGDMDGSSLTREFGL is encoded by the coding sequence ATGCAAATAGAACAGCCTGTTATCGCCAATGATACGCCTCCCTCAATCGCTATGCTGGTCAGGCACGCTCATGCTAATAAAGCATCTGATATTCATCTGCGCGTTGGTGAAGTTCCCAGATATCGCATACGTGGTCAGTTAGTACCTTTTGGTAAGCAATGGAAATTAACTTCCGAAATCTTTCAACAGTATTTAGTAGAGATTCTTACACCAGCGCAAATACAAGAATTTGCAGCTACTAGAGAGTTAGATACCGCGATTTTTTACCCTGGTTTTTTGCGCTGTCGAATAAATTGTTTTGAATCTCTCACAGGTGGCGCAATTGTGATGAGGTTAATTAGTCTAGATGTTCCTTCTATAGATGGTTTAGGTTTACCAGCAGTTTTAAAAAAAATTGCTAGTCGTAATGAAGGATTGATTTTAATTACAGGCGCTACAGGTTCGGGGAAATCAACAACGCTGGCTGCAATGATTCGTTATCTTAATGAAACTACTAATAAGCATATTGTCACTGTTGAAGATCCTATTGAATTTGTTCACACATCCCAAAATGCTTTAATTAGTCAACGGGAAGTGGGTTTGCATACTCACGATTTTCATAATGCTTTGCGGTCGGTGTTAAGGGAAGATCCAGATGTAATATTGATTGGAGAAATGCGCGATCGCATTACCGTTAATACCGCCCTACAAGCAGCCCAAACGGGTCACTTAGTTTTAGGTACTCTACATACCCGCAATGCTATCAATGCCCTTAATCGGTTGTTAAATCTCTATGAGGCAAACGAACAGCAAGCTATGCGGATTCAAATTACTGAGTCTTTGATCGCTGTAGTTGCTCAAATGCTAGTACCTACAACTGATCAGCGTCGTGTTGCGGTTCACGAAATTCTCATTAATACACCTGCCATGCAAGATTATCTACTCAAGGGAGAGGAAGATGAAGCGTTGCGATTGATGGAAAGTAATACTACAGAAGGTATGCAAGTTCTCAATCATGCGCTCTATAAACAAGTATTAAGTAAGCGAGTAACAATTGAGGAAGCCAAAAAAGCTTCTCCTGACCCCTATGATTTAGATCGTCGTGTCCGTACTGGAGATATGGACGGATCTTCCTTAACTCGTGAATTTGGTTTGTAA
- a CDS encoding response regulator transcription factor: MKKILVVDDDRTLRTILSHHLHKQGYQVNEASSGVEALTAFEQEPPDVVVSDVMMPEMNGLEFCRQLRASRFGQLVPFIFLSAKGDLEDRIKGHTIGGDDYLTKPVDPRELIAKIEAQLERSRRIHSEMVMLMQHLASRSPAMPLPPAPEKPLLEKERTVEMVSTQPVDLPLTPAEARVFWEVIQGFTNKQISDRLFISPRTVQTHLSNILNKLDLANRSQLVRFAYENGYRLPEPK; the protein is encoded by the coding sequence GTGAAAAAGATTTTAGTGGTTGATGATGATAGAACTCTGCGAACTATCTTGAGCCATCATTTGCACAAGCAGGGATACCAAGTCAACGAAGCGAGTTCTGGAGTTGAAGCATTAACTGCTTTCGAGCAAGAGCCACCTGATGTAGTCGTATCTGACGTGATGATGCCAGAGATGAACGGTTTAGAATTTTGCCGTCAGTTGAGGGCTAGTAGATTTGGGCAATTAGTACCGTTTATTTTTTTATCGGCGAAAGGAGATTTAGAAGATCGGATTAAAGGTCACACGATTGGGGGGGATGATTATTTAACTAAACCTGTTGATCCCAGGGAATTAATCGCCAAGATTGAGGCTCAACTAGAGCGATCGCGCCGGATACATTCAGAAATGGTAATGTTGATGCAGCATTTGGCTAGCCGTTCACCCGCGATGCCTCTACCGCCTGCACCTGAAAAACCACTGTTAGAAAAAGAGCGCACAGTTGAGATGGTATCTACTCAACCAGTAGATTTACCATTGACACCAGCCGAAGCGAGAGTTTTTTGGGAAGTGATTCAAGGTTTTACAAATAAACAGATTAGCGATCGCTTGTTTATCAGCCCCCGTACAGTGCAAACTCATCTTAGTAATATACTTAATAAGTTAGATTTAGCCAATCGCTCTCAGCTAGTGCGCTTTGCCTACGAAAATGGCTACCGCCTACCGGAACCGAAGTAA
- a CDS encoding LptA/OstA family protein: protein MISSHKLIDSLKRQLGLALIAPIAVAGALVPLQLQNAQAQTSQDNRPLSVRADVQEYNSKTGVVTARGNVQVLYPSRQIQGTAAQAQYFSRERRIVMSGNVYILQQGNSLRGETITYLIDEGRFVALPKSNKQVESVYIVSEPNNPQR from the coding sequence ATGATTTCTTCACATAAATTAATTGATTCCTTAAAGCGTCAGTTAGGATTAGCTTTAATAGCTCCTATAGCGGTTGCAGGCGCTCTAGTGCCTTTGCAACTCCAAAACGCCCAAGCCCAAACATCTCAAGATAATCGCCCTCTGAGCGTTCGTGCTGATGTGCAAGAATATAACTCTAAAACTGGAGTGGTAACGGCTCGTGGCAATGTGCAAGTTCTTTATCCATCAAGACAGATTCAAGGGACTGCGGCACAAGCTCAATATTTCAGCCGAGAACGCCGCATTGTAATGAGCGGCAATGTTTATATCCTACAGCAAGGCAATAGCCTGCGTGGGGAGACAATTACTTACCTAATTGATGAGGGGCGTTTTGTGGCACTACCTAAATCTAATAAGCAGGTGGAATCTGTTTATATTGTTTCTGAGCCAAATAATCCTCAACGCTAA
- a CDS encoding DUF58 domain-containing protein has product MGVINRITSWLETHWATPAYAGWLLLGIAICFFAAATNTMAGWLYVISGIIFAMLGLGAVLSVRSLRDLIVRRNPIPPVTVGDQLTIEVEIINQTKQPKTLLQVQDVLPFVLGKPVQISLETIPSQDAHRWIYYQPTQKRGVYRWDTVQLRTGAPLGLFWCRRFRDVPAKAFVYPTVLPLNSCPLVDQMGQDENSLYYNRDRRSHAATEGVTRALRPYRVGDPIRLIHWRTSARYGEFKVRELEVFTGGQEVIIGLDSAGVWDLEDFEQAVIAAASIYFYAGRSGLNAKLWTAATGLLWGNRVVLETLAAVNAGEDATAGDQPNLPLIWLTQNPVTLNSLSHGSRWVLWQPQSATPIKSANHNFPGISINTEQPLQVQLQQPLSNNW; this is encoded by the coding sequence ATGGGTGTGATCAACCGGATTACTAGCTGGCTAGAAACTCACTGGGCAACTCCTGCTTATGCAGGTTGGTTGCTTTTAGGAATTGCTATATGTTTCTTCGCAGCCGCGACTAATACAATGGCAGGGTGGCTATATGTGATCAGTGGAATTATCTTTGCCATGCTGGGACTAGGGGCAGTTTTATCAGTGCGATCGCTGCGAGACTTGATCGTACGGCGAAACCCTATTCCTCCTGTGACAGTAGGCGATCAATTAACAATTGAAGTAGAAATCATCAATCAAACTAAGCAACCAAAAACGCTACTGCAAGTTCAAGATGTACTTCCTTTCGTACTAGGTAAACCTGTACAAATCTCCCTAGAAACTATTCCATCTCAAGATGCCCACCGATGGATTTATTATCAACCAACCCAAAAAAGAGGAGTTTATCGCTGGGACACTGTGCAGTTGAGAACAGGTGCGCCTTTAGGATTATTTTGGTGTCGTCGCTTTAGGGATGTTCCAGCTAAAGCTTTTGTTTATCCGACAGTGTTACCCCTCAATAGCTGTCCCTTAGTCGATCAAATGGGACAAGATGAAAACTCACTTTATTACAATCGCGATCGCCGCTCTCATGCCGCTACAGAAGGCGTTACCCGCGCCTTACGACCATACCGCGTAGGCGATCCCATTCGTTTAATCCACTGGCGTACCAGCGCCCGCTATGGTGAATTTAAAGTACGTGAATTAGAAGTATTTACTGGGGGACAAGAAGTTATTATTGGCTTAGATAGCGCAGGTGTTTGGGATTTAGAAGATTTTGAACAAGCAGTAATTGCAGCAGCCTCCATCTACTTTTATGCTGGTAGGTCTGGGCTTAATGCCAAACTCTGGACAGCCGCAACAGGTTTACTGTGGGGGAACCGAGTAGTATTAGAAACCCTAGCCGCCGTTAATGCAGGTGAAGACGCTACTGCCGGAGATCAACCAAACTTACCTCTAATCTGGTTAACTCAAAATCCTGTAACTCTCAATTCCTTATCACATGGTAGTCGCTGGGTATTGTGGCAACCTCAATCAGCAACACCCATCAAGTCAGCTAACCATAATTTTCCTGGTATAAGCATCAACACTGAACAACCGCTTCAAGTTCAATTGCAGCAACCGCTCAGTAACAACTGGTAA
- a CDS encoding RnfABCDGE type electron transport complex subunit D — MLLQDARDYQILFLSTFLVLGISTRDWTLRPELILTLIATCLITQWLAISIFPKIRYFLFENKNFSPEINPITTNEKLLSLKSATITALGLSLLLRADNYPTMVLAGTLAILSKFIFKVNQKHFFNPANFGIICVLILTKDAWVSPGQWGDEWWYALLFAGTGGIVLKRVGRWDTTAAFLGSYALLEAIRNFWLGWTFDVYLHRLMSGSLLLFALFMITDPRSIPNARISRILWAVCIAGLTFILRNQYFVSTAVFWALFALSPLSIIFDFFWSAPQFKWLEKFTSLPTNLVEDDLKDAVTVEIAQS, encoded by the coding sequence ATGCTGCTACAAGATGCTCGTGATTATCAAATTTTATTTCTCTCTACCTTCCTAGTTTTAGGTATCAGTACTAGAGACTGGACACTAAGACCTGAGTTAATTTTAACGCTAATAGCCACTTGTCTAATTACTCAATGGTTAGCAATCTCTATTTTTCCAAAAATCAGATATTTTTTGTTTGAAAATAAAAACTTTTCACCAGAGATTAACCCAATTACAACTAATGAAAAATTGCTTTCTCTTAAAAGCGCCACAATCACAGCGTTGGGTCTTAGTTTGCTCCTAAGAGCCGATAATTATCCCACAATGGTACTAGCAGGAACATTAGCAATATTAAGTAAGTTTATATTTAAAGTTAATCAAAAACATTTCTTTAATCCTGCTAATTTTGGCATTATCTGTGTATTGATTCTTACCAAAGATGCTTGGGTTTCCCCTGGACAATGGGGAGATGAGTGGTGGTATGCACTTTTATTTGCTGGTACTGGTGGAATAGTATTAAAACGAGTTGGTAGATGGGATACAACGGCTGCTTTTTTAGGTAGTTACGCTTTATTGGAAGCAATCAGAAATTTTTGGTTGGGTTGGACTTTTGATGTTTATTTACATCGGTTAATGAGTGGCTCATTGTTGCTGTTTGCTTTATTTATGATTACAGATCCGCGCTCAATTCCCAATGCCCGTATTAGTAGAATATTATGGGCTGTTTGTATTGCTGGATTAACTTTTATCCTGCGTAATCAATACTTTGTGTCTACAGCAGTATTTTGGGCTTTGTTTGCTTTATCACCATTAAGTATAATTTTTGATTTTTTCTGGTCAGCGCCACAATTTAAATGGCTAGAAAAATTTACCAGTTTGCCTACCAATTTAGTTGAGGATGATCTAAAAGATGCTGTAACAGTTGAAATTGCCCAATCATAA
- a CDS encoding DUF2330 domain-containing protein — protein sequence MKILRILKTLLIVLIAVVCFTPSAWAFCGFYVSKADTKLYNKASQVIIAHEGDRTILTMANDYQGNAKDFALVVPVPVVLQKEQVHVGDPKIIERLDAFSAPRLVEYFDSDPCRPMMYEAMPSAPAPPTLGAARGQAASDNALGVTIESKFSVGEYDILVLSAKESNGLETWLNRNNYKIPQGANQLLKPYIRQNMKFFVAKVNLEEFDKSGYQNLRPLMIAYESPKFMLPIRLGMINSTSEQDLIVYLLSPKGQTEITNYRTVNIPSNTEIPLYVKQEFGGFYKTMFQNSYKSEDKKVAFLEYAWDMGNCDPCSAQPLSPEELKKAGVFWTEEGGRSNVFITRLHVRYTRDKFPEDLMFQETSNQTSFQGRYVLRHPFTGNASCQAGQEYKRSLRSRFEKEAQNLAKLTGWNIQDIRKKMDINDIPDSKPTPFWRKLWSLSLVAPLVLIMMPTRKRRRK from the coding sequence ATGAAGATATTAAGAATTTTGAAAACGCTGTTAATAGTGTTGATAGCTGTTGTTTGTTTTACCCCTAGTGCTTGGGCTTTTTGTGGATTCTATGTATCTAAAGCTGATACAAAACTTTACAACAAAGCGTCACAAGTAATTATTGCCCATGAGGGCGATCGCACTATTCTAACAATGGCAAACGACTATCAAGGAAATGCCAAAGATTTTGCCCTTGTTGTCCCAGTACCCGTAGTACTCCAAAAAGAACAAGTTCACGTTGGCGACCCGAAAATAATCGAACGCCTAGATGCCTTTAGCGCCCCACGACTGGTCGAATATTTCGACTCCGACCCTTGTAGACCAATGATGTATGAAGCAATGCCCAGTGCGCCAGCGCCGCCCACATTAGGAGCAGCAAGAGGTCAGGCTGCAAGTGATAATGCCTTGGGTGTCACGATAGAATCAAAATTCTCCGTCGGAGAATATGACATTTTAGTTCTCAGTGCTAAAGAATCTAACGGTTTAGAAACATGGCTTAACCGCAATAACTACAAAATTCCTCAAGGCGCTAACCAACTCTTAAAGCCTTACATTCGGCAAAACATGAAATTCTTCGTTGCTAAAGTCAACCTAGAAGAATTTGACAAATCTGGCTATCAAAATCTGCGCCCACTAATGATAGCTTATGAATCTCCTAAATTTATGTTGCCGATTCGTTTAGGAATGATTAATTCTACCAGTGAGCAAGATTTAATCGTTTATCTTTTATCACCCAAAGGTCAAACAGAAATCACTAATTATCGCACAGTAAATATTCCTTCAAATACCGAGATACCGCTTTATGTGAAACAGGAGTTTGGCGGTTTCTACAAAACTATGTTCCAAAATTCTTACAAGAGTGAAGATAAAAAGGTAGCATTTTTAGAATACGCTTGGGATATGGGTAACTGTGACCCTTGTTCTGCCCAACCACTGTCACCAGAAGAACTTAAGAAAGCAGGTGTGTTTTGGACAGAGGAGGGAGGAAGATCTAATGTATTTATCACTCGTTTGCACGTCCGTTATACCCGCGATAAATTCCCAGAAGATTTAATGTTTCAAGAAACATCAAATCAAACATCCTTCCAAGGTCGTTATGTTTTACGTCATCCCTTTACCGGAAATGCTTCTTGTCAAGCAGGTCAAGAATACAAGCGGTCTTTACGTTCACGGTTTGAAAAGGAAGCACAAAATTTAGCTAAACTGACAGGATGGAATATTCAGGATATCCGTAAGAAAATGGATATTAATGATATTCCTGATAGCAAGCCTACTCCTTTTTGGAGAAAACTCTGGTCTTTATCCTTGGTTGCTCCCTTGGTTTTAATTATGATGCCTACAAGAAAGCGTCGCAGGAAATAA